In Scophthalmus maximus strain ysfricsl-2021 chromosome 21, ASM2237912v1, whole genome shotgun sequence, one genomic interval encodes:
- the trim55b gene encoding tripartite motif-containing protein 55b isoform X2 yields the protein MNSMENLEKQLICPICLEMFTKPVVILPCQHNLCRKCANDVFQASNPYLPTRSGSLTSGGRFRCPSCRHEVVLDRHGVYGLQRNLLVENIIDMFKQESNSSKPAPERKEETPMCDVHEGEKINIYCVTHGVPTCSMCKVFGAHKDCEVEPISSIYQTKKTELSDGIAMMVGSNDRMQGIISQLEEACRAIEENGRRQKTLVCEKFDHLYSVLEEKKREMSQVVTAEQEEKADYIRSLTRKYKDHLEESCKTVEMGIQTMEESEMALFLQNTKPLLKKIADASSTAHLDKVERGYENMDHYSVVFNKEAKALRSINFIQDDEDEDDQDEDEEAGTQEGDGAQTVSTAAPVQPPPPSR from the exons ATGAATAGCATGGAGAACTTGGAGAAACAGCTGATCTGCCCCATATGCTTGGAAATGTTTACAAAACCTGTGGTCATCCTACCCTGCCAGCACAACCTCTGCAGGAAATGTGCCAATGATGTCTTCCAG GCTTCAAACCCATACCTTCCGACAAGAAGTGGCTCACTGACGTCTGGCGGCCGCTTCCGATGCCCATCCTGCAGACACGAGGTGGTTCTGGACAGGCACGGTGTTTACGGGCTACAGAGGAACCTGCTCGTCGAAAATATTATCGATATGTTCAAGCAGGAGTCAAACAG cagcaagccAGCGccggagaggaaggaagaaacgCCCATGTGCGATGTCCACGAGGGAGAAAAGATCAACATTTACTGTGTGACCCACGGCGTGCCCACGTGCTCCATGTGCAAGGTCTTCGGAGCTCACAAAGACTGTGAGGTGGAACCTATCAGCAGCATTTACCAGACAAAGAAG ACAGAGCTGAGTGATGGGATTGCCATGATGGTTGGTAGCAACGACAGGATGCAAGGCATCATTAGTCAGCTTGAGGAAGCCTGTCGTGCCATAGAG GAGAACGGCCGGAGGCAGAAGACGCTGGTCTGTGAGAAGTTCGATCACTTGTACTCCgtcctggaggagaagaagagggaaatgaGTCAAGTGGTGACGGCTGAACAGGAAGAGAAGGCGGACTACATCCGGAGCCTGACCAGGAAGTACAAAGACCACCTGGAGGAGAGCTGTAAGACCGTGGAGATGGGGATCCAGACCATGGAGGAATCGGAGATGGCCTTATTCCTGCAG AACACAAAGCCTCTCCTCAAGAA GATTGCAGACGCATCCAGCACAGCGCACTTGGACAAAGTTGAGCGCGGCTATGAGAATATGGATCACTACAGCGTCGTCTTCAATAAGGAGGCCAAGGCTCTGCGCAGCATCAACTTCATCCAAG acgacgaagacgaggaTGATCAGGACGAGGACGAAGAAGCGGGCACGCAGGAAGGAGACGGGGCCCAGACTGTGTCTACGGCCGCCCCCGTCCAACCTCCTCCCCCCAGCAGATGA
- the trim55b gene encoding tripartite motif-containing protein 55b isoform X1 — MNSMENLEKQLICPICLEMFTKPVVILPCQHNLCRKCANDVFQASNPYLPTRSGSLTSGGRFRCPSCRHEVVLDRHGVYGLQRNLLVENIIDMFKQESNSSSKPAPERKEETPMCDVHEGEKINIYCVTHGVPTCSMCKVFGAHKDCEVEPISSIYQTKKTELSDGIAMMVGSNDRMQGIISQLEEACRAIEENGRRQKTLVCEKFDHLYSVLEEKKREMSQVVTAEQEEKADYIRSLTRKYKDHLEESCKTVEMGIQTMEESEMALFLQNTKPLLKKIADASSTAHLDKVERGYENMDHYSVVFNKEAKALRSINFIQDDEDEDDQDEDEEAGTQEGDGAQTVSTAAPVQPPPPSR, encoded by the exons ATGAATAGCATGGAGAACTTGGAGAAACAGCTGATCTGCCCCATATGCTTGGAAATGTTTACAAAACCTGTGGTCATCCTACCCTGCCAGCACAACCTCTGCAGGAAATGTGCCAATGATGTCTTCCAG GCTTCAAACCCATACCTTCCGACAAGAAGTGGCTCACTGACGTCTGGCGGCCGCTTCCGATGCCCATCCTGCAGACACGAGGTGGTTCTGGACAGGCACGGTGTTTACGGGCTACAGAGGAACCTGCTCGTCGAAAATATTATCGATATGTTCAAGCAGGAGTCAAACAG cagcagcaagccAGCGccggagaggaaggaagaaacgCCCATGTGCGATGTCCACGAGGGAGAAAAGATCAACATTTACTGTGTGACCCACGGCGTGCCCACGTGCTCCATGTGCAAGGTCTTCGGAGCTCACAAAGACTGTGAGGTGGAACCTATCAGCAGCATTTACCAGACAAAGAAG ACAGAGCTGAGTGATGGGATTGCCATGATGGTTGGTAGCAACGACAGGATGCAAGGCATCATTAGTCAGCTTGAGGAAGCCTGTCGTGCCATAGAG GAGAACGGCCGGAGGCAGAAGACGCTGGTCTGTGAGAAGTTCGATCACTTGTACTCCgtcctggaggagaagaagagggaaatgaGTCAAGTGGTGACGGCTGAACAGGAAGAGAAGGCGGACTACATCCGGAGCCTGACCAGGAAGTACAAAGACCACCTGGAGGAGAGCTGTAAGACCGTGGAGATGGGGATCCAGACCATGGAGGAATCGGAGATGGCCTTATTCCTGCAG AACACAAAGCCTCTCCTCAAGAA GATTGCAGACGCATCCAGCACAGCGCACTTGGACAAAGTTGAGCGCGGCTATGAGAATATGGATCACTACAGCGTCGTCTTCAATAAGGAGGCCAAGGCTCTGCGCAGCATCAACTTCATCCAAG acgacgaagacgaggaTGATCAGGACGAGGACGAAGAAGCGGGCACGCAGGAAGGAGACGGGGCCCAGACTGTGTCTACGGCCGCCCCCGTCCAACCTCCTCCCCCCAGCAGATGA
- the crhb gene encoding corticotropin releasing hormone b has translation MKLNLLGTTVILVVAFLPRYECRAIDSPGGALRVLAPQTQNSQQQQQHQQQQQPSGPILERVGEEYFVRLGNGDSNSFPSSPMYPGESPAVYNRALQLQLTRRLSQGKVGSIGALMGGFGDRGDESMERGRRSEDPPISLDLTFHLLREMMEMSRAEQLAQQAQNNRRMMELFGK, from the coding sequence ATGAAGCTCAATTTACTTGGTACCACCGTGATTCTGGTAGTTGCCTTCTTACCGCGCTATGAATGTCGAGCTATTGACAGCCCTGGCGGTGCACTGCGCGTCCTGGCCCCCCAAACCCAAaactcccagcagcagcagcagcatcagcagcagcagcagccgtccGGTCCCATCCTGGAGCGGGTCGGAGAGGAGTACTTCGTGCGACTGGGCAACGGGGACTCTAACTCTTTCCCATCGTCGCCCATGTATCCCGGCGAGTCGCCCGCCGTCTACAACAGAGCATTGCAACTCCAGCTGACGCGGCGTCTCTCGCAAGGGAAAGTTGGGAGCATCGGGGCGCTCATGGGCGGCTTCGGGGACCGCGGGGACGAGTCGatggagaggggaaggaggtcCGAAGACCCGCCGATATCCCTGGATCTGACCTTCCACCTGCTCCGGGAGATGATGGAGATGTCCAGGGCGGAGCAGCTGGCCCAGCAGGCgcaaaacaacagaagaatgATGGAGCTCTTCGGGAAATGA